From Cloacibacillus sp. An23, the proteins below share one genomic window:
- a CDS encoding SurA N-terminal domain-containing protein — protein MLRNHTKVIMIIVILFFVASCFAGYGLYVRGGGDGEGMRDYPVAEIDGREVMRSALEQGAARLSEQYGREITSGDIPMIRQAVIDNMAVDSELEKEIKARKLSADKGEIDDAYTRMMDSYPTREEFFAYMQRSGVTEKQIKDDIARRIRMQKLMESLGENITVEDSEVTAFYDATKDFLYKQPAGVKANIATFRKKESAEAAQKAIASGAKWDEQIEKYRADVEMATPYDNPVILTDQMLKNELAPIKDAPVNKVTPVEKANDPFVFIAINRGRETERVLPFNEVSADVRATIRNQKMQAEQQKFFEELLSRANVKILDPSIFPQEPASADKTPAAEPASPDKTGAASSDAK, from the coding sequence ATGCTGAGAAACCACACCAAAGTGATAATGATAATCGTCATACTGTTCTTCGTCGCCTCCTGCTTCGCGGGCTACGGCCTCTACGTGCGCGGCGGCGGAGACGGCGAAGGGATGAGGGATTACCCGGTCGCCGAGATAGACGGGCGCGAAGTGATGCGCTCCGCGCTGGAGCAGGGCGCCGCCCGCCTCTCCGAACAGTACGGACGCGAGATAACCTCCGGCGATATACCGATGATACGCCAGGCCGTCATAGACAACATGGCTGTGGACTCGGAGCTCGAAAAAGAGATAAAGGCGCGTAAGCTCAGCGCCGACAAGGGCGAGATAGACGACGCTTATACGCGCATGATGGACAGCTATCCGACGCGCGAAGAGTTCTTCGCCTACATGCAGCGCTCCGGCGTCACAGAGAAGCAGATAAAGGACGACATTGCGCGCCGCATACGTATGCAGAAGCTCATGGAATCCCTCGGCGAGAACATAACGGTGGAGGATTCCGAAGTCACAGCTTTCTACGACGCGACGAAGGACTTCCTCTACAAGCAGCCCGCCGGAGTCAAGGCCAACATAGCCACCTTCCGTAAAAAGGAATCCGCCGAGGCCGCGCAGAAGGCTATAGCCTCCGGCGCGAAATGGGACGAGCAGATAGAGAAGTACCGCGCCGACGTCGAGATGGCGACGCCTTACGATAATCCCGTGATACTCACCGACCAGATGCTGAAGAACGAGCTTGCGCCCATCAAGGACGCGCCGGTGAACAAAGTCACCCCGGTCGAGAAAGCAAACGACCCGTTCGTATTCATCGCCATCAACCGCGGACGCGAGACGGAGCGAGTGCTGCCGTTCAACGAGGTCAGCGCCGACGTGCGCGCGACGATACGCAATCAGAAAATGCAGGCCGAGCAGCAGAAGTTCTTCGAAGAGCTTCTCAGCCGAGCGAACGTGAAGATACTCGACCCGTCGATATTCCCGCAGGAGCCGGCGTCCGCCGACAAGACGCCCGCCGCGGAGCCCGCGTCGCCGGACAAGACCGGGGCCGCCTCCTCCGACGCGAAATAG
- a CDS encoding LysR family transcriptional regulator gives MTLHHLKVFIRVAEGGSVSAAARECHLAQPTVSQIIRELEEYYSTRLFERLSKRLYITEDGRRLLARAKEVAAAYERLEYDMSPDKMRDRLRIGSSVTVGMCLTPALVKRFGAARPEAEIYSYVNNTRTIERMLLASELDVAIVEGRVRSRDVQSFHCRDDYVALFCSARHPFASRASVDIAELGAESFVLRESGSGTREIFENFMRERGRKIKVKWEVACFDATLRAVVEEGCVGVASVRLLAPHLASGAVRAIYRPGGEWDRTFSLIYHKDKFITESMEMFVKEALDGKEDELPQKDDMIRLDG, from the coding sequence ATGACTCTTCATCATCTCAAGGTTTTCATCAGGGTCGCCGAGGGGGGCTCGGTCAGCGCGGCCGCGCGCGAGTGCCATTTGGCGCAGCCGACCGTGAGCCAGATCATACGCGAGCTTGAGGAATATTACTCGACGCGGCTTTTCGAGAGGCTTTCCAAGAGGCTCTACATAACGGAAGATGGGCGCAGGCTGCTGGCGCGCGCCAAGGAGGTGGCAGCCGCATACGAGCGGCTCGAGTACGACATGTCGCCGGACAAGATGCGCGACAGGCTGCGAATAGGCTCTTCGGTCACCGTCGGGATGTGCCTGACGCCCGCGCTCGTGAAGCGCTTCGGCGCTGCGAGGCCCGAGGCCGAGATTTACAGCTACGTCAACAACACGCGGACGATAGAGCGGATGCTGTTGGCGTCTGAGCTCGACGTGGCGATCGTCGAGGGGCGCGTGCGCAGCCGCGACGTGCAGTCGTTTCACTGCCGGGACGACTACGTAGCGCTTTTCTGCTCCGCGCGCCATCCGTTCGCATCGCGCGCCAGCGTGGATATCGCCGAGCTCGGCGCGGAGAGCTTCGTACTGCGTGAGAGCGGCAGCGGCACTCGAGAGATTTTCGAAAATTTCATGCGCGAGCGAGGACGTAAGATAAAAGTCAAATGGGAGGTCGCCTGTTTCGACGCCACGCTGCGCGCCGTCGTCGAGGAGGGCTGCGTCGGCGTCGCGTCGGTACGCCTGCTCGCGCCGCATCTCGCGAGCGGCGCCGTGCGGGCGATATACAGGCCGGGCGGCGAATGGGACAGGACTTTTTCTCTGATTTACCACAAAGATAAGTTCATCACGGAGAGTATGGAGATGTTCGTAAAGGAGGCGCTCGACGGCAAGGAGGACGAACTGCCGCAGAAGGACGATATGATACGCCTTGACGGGTAG
- a CDS encoding FAD-dependent oxidoreductase, with protein MKILVIGGVAAGTKTAAKLKREDRNAEVTILVKDNDISYAGCGLPYYVGGVIENKASLIVNTPAKFSALTGAKVLTGKEAVALDRAAKTVTAADVETGEKNVYEYDKLVIAVGASPIFPKLPGTELKNVFVMRRPEDAIAMRELLDTGTVKRAVVCGAGFIGLEVAENLAAKGVKVSVIDMAEQILPGFDPEVAGYVERKLADSGIVCFTGTKLEGIEGTDTVEKVLTSRRAMKADLVVLALGIKPNTAFLADSGLETAKNGTLVVDGAMRTNDPDIYAAGDCVTVRNRITGAPAWSPMGSSANMEGRVAAKNLAGGEESYVGVLGTGVCKLPGINVGRTGLTEAAAKAAGYDAVSVTAVVDDKAHYYPGASNFIVKMTADRKSGKLLGMQTLGPGAVDKMTDIAALAISMNATLSDLENLDLAYAPPFSTAIHPFVNMINIMENKLSGALDSFTPAEFAAGAAEGYKFIDTSIQPSLPSLPYLDYTKVDESFDKYAKDEKLLFICAKGKRAYLTQNKLKAYGFTNTKVLEGGHTFNEIETEE; from the coding sequence GTGAAAATTCTTGTAATCGGCGGAGTCGCTGCGGGAACCAAGACGGCGGCGAAGCTTAAACGCGAGGATAGGAACGCGGAGGTTACGATACTTGTAAAGGATAACGACATATCCTACGCTGGCTGCGGCCTGCCCTACTACGTCGGCGGCGTTATAGAAAACAAAGCGTCGCTCATCGTCAACACGCCCGCGAAATTCTCGGCGCTGACCGGGGCGAAGGTGCTCACCGGCAAGGAGGCAGTCGCTCTCGACCGCGCGGCGAAGACTGTGACGGCGGCGGACGTCGAGACCGGCGAGAAAAACGTCTATGAATACGACAAACTTGTGATCGCCGTCGGCGCGTCGCCGATATTCCCGAAACTTCCCGGGACTGAGCTCAAAAACGTCTTCGTGATGCGCAGGCCCGAGGACGCCATAGCGATGCGCGAGCTGCTCGACACCGGGACGGTCAAGCGCGCCGTCGTCTGCGGAGCCGGCTTCATCGGCCTCGAGGTGGCGGAGAACCTCGCGGCGAAGGGCGTCAAAGTGTCCGTCATAGACATGGCGGAGCAGATACTCCCGGGCTTCGACCCCGAAGTCGCGGGCTACGTCGAGCGCAAGCTCGCCGACAGCGGCATCGTCTGCTTCACGGGGACGAAGCTCGAAGGCATAGAGGGGACGGATACCGTCGAAAAGGTGCTTACGAGCCGCCGCGCTATGAAAGCCGACCTCGTCGTGCTCGCGCTCGGCATAAAGCCGAACACCGCCTTCCTCGCGGACAGCGGACTTGAGACCGCGAAGAACGGCACGCTCGTGGTGGACGGCGCGATGCGCACCAACGACCCCGACATCTACGCCGCCGGCGACTGCGTGACGGTCAGAAACAGGATAACCGGCGCTCCCGCCTGGTCGCCGATGGGCTCATCGGCTAACATGGAGGGGCGTGTTGCGGCTAAGAACCTTGCGGGCGGCGAAGAATCATACGTGGGCGTCCTCGGCACCGGCGTATGCAAGCTGCCTGGCATCAACGTAGGCCGCACCGGGCTCACGGAAGCAGCCGCGAAAGCCGCCGGCTACGACGCCGTCAGCGTCACGGCTGTCGTGGACGACAAGGCGCACTATTATCCCGGCGCGTCGAACTTCATCGTCAAGATGACAGCGGACAGAAAGAGCGGTAAACTGCTCGGAATGCAGACGCTCGGCCCCGGCGCGGTGGACAAGATGACCGACATAGCGGCGCTCGCCATATCGATGAACGCGACGCTCTCCGACCTTGAGAACCTCGACCTCGCCTACGCGCCGCCCTTCTCGACCGCGATACATCCATTCGTCAATATGATAAACATAATGGAGAACAAGCTCAGCGGCGCGCTCGACTCGTTCACGCCCGCGGAATTCGCGGCTGGCGCCGCCGAGGGCTATAAATTCATCGACACTTCGATACAGCCGTCGCTGCCGAGCCTGCCCTATCTCGACTACACGAAGGTTGACGAGAGCTTCGACAAGTACGCGAAGGACGAAAAGCTGCTATTCATATGCGCGAAGGGGAAGCGCGCGTATCTGACGCAGAACAAGCTCAAGGCATACGGCTTCACGAACACTAAGGTGCTCGAAGGCGGACACACCTTCAACGAAATAGAGACCGAAGAATAG
- a CDS encoding (4Fe-4S)-binding protein, with translation MENGLVTAAEEKTVKALGFLRNKGTNNFSARIITVNGKVTAEQIACLSEAAKLFGNGVVTLTTRQTFECQGVPFDKIEDFRAYIAKAGLETGGTGSKVRPVVSCKGTTCQYGLIDTFAVSQEIHERFYEGYRQVRLPHKFKIAVGGCPNNCVKPDLNDLGVIGQCVPEFDEDSCNGCKKCSVEASCPIGAAKLKDGMLEIDWDKCNNCGHCVGKCHFDAVTEKTRGYKIYIGGRWGKSTMTGRPLSKIFSEKEEVMLTIEKALLLFREQGKTGERFSQTIERLGFDYIEKELLEGDIMSRKQEILDAELHLTGGATC, from the coding sequence GTGGAAAACGGACTCGTAACAGCCGCGGAGGAAAAAACTGTAAAGGCGCTCGGCTTTCTGCGCAACAAGGGGACGAACAACTTTTCGGCGCGAATCATAACGGTCAACGGTAAAGTGACGGCGGAGCAGATAGCCTGCCTCTCTGAAGCCGCGAAGCTCTTCGGCAACGGAGTAGTGACTCTCACGACGCGCCAGACCTTCGAATGCCAGGGCGTGCCCTTCGACAAGATAGAGGACTTCCGCGCCTACATAGCGAAAGCCGGCCTTGAGACCGGCGGCACCGGCTCGAAGGTGCGCCCCGTAGTATCGTGCAAGGGTACGACCTGCCAGTACGGCCTCATCGACACATTCGCCGTCTCGCAGGAGATACACGAGCGTTTCTACGAAGGCTACCGCCAGGTGCGCCTGCCGCATAAGTTCAAGATAGCCGTCGGCGGATGCCCGAACAACTGCGTCAAGCCCGACCTCAACGACCTCGGCGTAATAGGCCAGTGCGTTCCGGAATTCGACGAAGACTCCTGCAACGGCTGCAAAAAGTGTTCAGTCGAGGCGTCGTGCCCAATCGGAGCGGCGAAGCTCAAAGACGGAATGCTTGAGATAGACTGGGACAAATGCAACAACTGCGGCCACTGCGTCGGAAAATGCCATTTCGACGCAGTGACGGAGAAGACGCGCGGATACAAGATATACATCGGCGGACGCTGGGGCAAGTCCACGATGACGGGCCGTCCGCTCTCGAAGATATTCTCCGAGAAGGAAGAGGTCATGCTGACGATAGAAAAGGCTCTGCTCCTCTTCCGCGAGCAGGGAAAGACCGGCGAGCGCTTCTCGCAGACGATAGAGCGCCTCGGCTTCGACTACATCGAGAAGGAGCTGCTCGAGGGCGACATAATGTCGCGCAAACAGGAGATACTCGACGCGGAGCTGCACCTCACCGGCGGCGCGACCTGCTAG
- a CDS encoding putative sulfate exporter family transporter codes for MDIHNALMERTAGNKYFWFAAAALLSVITPNPAVGLALGLAIALTAGNPAQKDTSAASKKLLQLSVIMLGFGMRFDAVLKVGFASLWVTLISISATLAIGSLLGKAFGIERKLAVLLSSGTAICGGSAIAAMAPAISASSVETGVAMAVVFLLNGIALFVFPPLGHALGLTQEQFGFWAALAIHDTSSVVGAASIYGAAALAIGATVKLTRALWILPVSYLGARLAGSDAKAKFQWFLLGFLLAALVRSLAPGFSQLWDAGALAGKHMMTGTLFLVGGGLGRAELKKIGAKPLVMAVALWLAVSALSLTAVKLGFMPSLAL; via the coding sequence ATGGACATTCATAACGCTCTTATGGAACGGACGGCGGGGAACAAATATTTCTGGTTCGCGGCGGCGGCGCTGCTCTCGGTGATAACGCCCAATCCGGCTGTCGGCCTGGCGCTCGGCCTCGCGATCGCGCTCACCGCAGGCAATCCGGCGCAGAAGGATACGTCCGCGGCGTCGAAGAAGCTTCTTCAGCTCTCCGTCATAATGCTAGGCTTCGGTATGCGTTTCGACGCGGTGCTCAAGGTCGGCTTCGCTTCGTTATGGGTGACGCTGATTTCAATTTCCGCCACTCTCGCGATAGGTTCGCTGCTCGGCAAAGCCTTCGGTATAGAGCGCAAGCTCGCCGTGCTCTTAAGCTCCGGCACCGCGATATGCGGCGGCTCCGCGATAGCTGCGATGGCTCCCGCTATCTCCGCGTCGAGCGTTGAGACGGGCGTCGCGATGGCTGTCGTCTTTCTGCTCAACGGCATAGCGCTCTTCGTATTTCCTCCGCTCGGCCACGCGCTCGGCCTTACGCAGGAGCAGTTCGGCTTCTGGGCGGCGCTCGCGATACACGATACCAGCAGCGTCGTCGGCGCGGCCTCCATATACGGCGCGGCGGCTCTGGCAATAGGCGCGACCGTTAAGCTCACGCGCGCCCTGTGGATTCTCCCCGTATCTTATCTAGGCGCGCGTCTCGCCGGCTCCGACGCGAAGGCCAAGTTCCAGTGGTTCCTGCTTGGCTTTCTGCTCGCGGCGCTCGTCCGCTCGCTCGCGCCGGGATTCTCGCAGCTCTGGGACGCCGGCGCTCTCGCCGGAAAGCACATGATGACCGGCACGCTCTTCCTCGTCGGAGGCGGGCTCGGGCGCGCCGAGCTGAAAAAGATAGGAGCGAAGCCGCTCGTCATGGCCGTCGCCCTCTGGCTCGCCGTCTCCGCGCTCAGTCTCACGGCTGTAAAGCTCGGCTTCATGCCTTCGCTCGCGCTCTGA
- a CDS encoding LysR family transcriptional regulator — MELKAMRIFLAAAEEGSITKAAESLNLPQSTLSRQLARLEEELGAKLFTRGPQGIELTREGLMLRRRSSEVMELVERTRSELRLCGRDRPLTGDISIGAGELAATDALAEYIEVFSKRHPHVSFYLYTGSATEG; from the coding sequence ATGGAGCTTAAAGCTATGCGGATTTTTCTTGCGGCTGCGGAGGAAGGCAGCATAACTAAGGCGGCTGAATCGTTGAATCTGCCGCAGTCTACTCTGAGCCGCCAGCTCGCGCGGCTCGAGGAGGAGCTCGGGGCGAAGCTGTTCACGCGCGGGCCGCAGGGGATAGAGCTGACGAGGGAGGGGCTTATGCTCCGGCGGCGTTCCTCCGAAGTCATGGAACTCGTGGAGAGGACGAGGAGCGAGCTCCGCCTCTGCGGCAGGGATAGGCCGCTCACTGGCGATATTTCGATAGGCGCGGGCGAGCTCGCCGCGACGGACGCTCTTGCGGAATATATCGAGGTTTTTTCAAAGCGCCATCCGCACGTTTCGTTCTATCTGTACACGGGCAGCGCGACAGAGGGCTGA
- a CDS encoding LysR family transcriptional regulator substrate-binding protein — protein MLEPVNVERHDFVRLGVRERWVALVPPGSPLARLDAVSPAELSKHPVIMVRRPHVKSVLENWFGGYYKNLRVSFTSNLSTNAAHMVRRGLGCALVIEGSVMFWDRSFVRAVPLSPELLSTSVLAWKRGQPMSPAVEKFVDGARIHFKHDAAMK, from the coding sequence ATGCTTGAGCCGGTAAACGTCGAGCGGCACGATTTCGTCAGGCTCGGCGTGCGGGAACGCTGGGTAGCCCTGGTGCCGCCGGGTTCGCCGCTCGCGCGCCTCGACGCCGTGTCTCCTGCGGAGCTGTCTAAGCATCCAGTCATCATGGTCAGGCGTCCGCACGTGAAGAGCGTGCTCGAAAACTGGTTCGGCGGCTATTACAAGAATTTGCGCGTCTCATTCACGAGCAACCTGAGCACTAACGCCGCGCACATGGTGCGGCGCGGTCTCGGCTGCGCGCTCGTGATCGAGGGCTCGGTCATGTTCTGGGACAGGTCGTTCGTCCGGGCCGTGCCGCTCTCGCCGGAGCTGCTTTCGACGAGCGTGCTCGCCTGGAAGCGCGGCCAGCCGATGAGCCCCGCCGTCGAGAAGTTCGTCGATGGCGCGCGAATCCATTTCAAGCATGACGCGGCGATGAAATAG
- a CDS encoding cyclophilin-like fold protein yields the protein MKIAARHEFQPLSRGERMLCWMKKIFMLLLLVLSLCAVSLCGGSARASGEGRVLVAYFSLWGNSGYPEGADATSSASLLETGGTRIGTTEYAARVVGGLTGGELYAIRTTDKYPADFDAVIEANHDEIDRGYLSPLSGALPDMSEYDAVFIGYPVWANTAPRAVVSFIKECGGLAGKTVVPFCTHDGYGSGRSYAEIFSAAPDAGRHEGIDIDARGVPDARGRIIEWLRSIGMARKAEAAETRKITITAAGRSLYGVLFDTPLAREIAARMPLTVSMVGYGGREYYGGLDFTPQTEAEGRLRFDDGDITYSPTNNTLAIFYAQTDRPNLTMEVIPIGRVTSDLKIFDTLGGREDFTFAAAE from the coding sequence ATGAAAATCGCTGCGCGCCACGAATTTCAGCCGCTTTCGCGCGGCGAAAGGATGTTGTGCTGGATGAAGAAGATTTTCATGCTGCTGTTGTTGGTATTGTCACTATGCGCCGTTTCATTGTGCGGCGGTTCGGCGCGCGCTTCGGGCGAGGGGCGCGTGCTTGTAGCCTATTTCTCGCTGTGGGGTAATTCTGGGTATCCAGAGGGCGCGGACGCGACGTCCTCCGCGAGCCTGCTTGAAACGGGCGGCACACGCATTGGGACGACCGAGTACGCCGCGCGGGTGGTGGGCGGGCTGACGGGCGGCGAGCTTTACGCTATACGCACGACTGACAAATATCCGGCGGATTTCGACGCGGTAATAGAGGCGAATCACGACGAGATAGACAGGGGCTATCTGTCGCCGCTCTCAGGCGCTCTGCCCGATATGTCGGAGTACGACGCCGTGTTCATAGGCTATCCCGTCTGGGCGAACACAGCGCCGCGCGCCGTAGTGTCTTTCATTAAGGAGTGCGGCGGCCTCGCGGGAAAAACCGTCGTACCCTTCTGCACTCACGACGGCTACGGAAGCGGGCGCAGCTACGCCGAAATTTTCTCCGCCGCGCCAGATGCCGGGCGGCATGAAGGAATAGACATAGATGCGCGCGGCGTGCCGGACGCGCGCGGGCGCATAATCGAGTGGCTGCGCTCGATAGGCATGGCGCGCAAGGCCGAGGCGGCGGAGACGCGGAAAATTACAATTACGGCGGCGGGGCGCAGCCTCTACGGCGTGCTCTTCGACACTCCGCTCGCGCGCGAGATCGCCGCGCGTATGCCGCTGACCGTCTCGATGGTCGGCTACGGCGGGCGCGAGTATTACGGCGGTTTGGATTTCACGCCGCAGACCGAGGCCGAGGGCCGCCTGCGCTTCGACGACGGAGACATAACCTACAGCCCGACGAACAACACTCTCGCTATTTTCTACGCGCAGACGGACCGCCCGAACCTCACGATGGAGGTCATACCGATAGGGCGCGTCACCTCCGACCTGAAAATCTTCGACACGCTCGGCGGACGCGAGGATTTCACATTCGCGGCTGCCGAGTAG
- a CDS encoding flavodoxin, translated as MKFSRYCGIFLCAALAALLAGAARCDAPGDEARGERILVAYFTWAENARPSGAAEVDAVTSASLAPPGNAGLIASWIAEETGGTLFPIIAEEPYPSDFDECLARVREEKQSGARPAIKDLGIDAGEYGVIFLGYPNWGCTAPMPVFTFIEKYGMSGKTIIPFCTYGTGGAAESIRELRAALPASAEMKGHVGVYRDDVAGARGKITEWLKQLGY; from the coding sequence ATGAAGTTTTCAAGATATTGCGGGATTTTTCTCTGCGCGGCGCTCGCGGCCCTGCTGGCGGGCGCGGCCCGATGCGATGCGCCGGGAGACGAAGCGCGCGGGGAACGGATACTCGTGGCCTACTTCACATGGGCGGAGAACGCGCGCCCGAGCGGCGCGGCGGAGGTGGACGCGGTGACCTCCGCGAGCCTCGCGCCTCCGGGCAATGCGGGGCTGATCGCCTCGTGGATAGCGGAGGAGACCGGAGGCACGCTCTTCCCGATAATCGCAGAGGAACCGTATCCCTCCGATTTCGACGAATGTCTTGCGCGCGTGCGCGAGGAAAAGCAGAGCGGCGCGCGCCCCGCGATAAAAGACTTAGGCATAGACGCGGGCGAGTACGGCGTGATTTTCCTCGGCTATCCGAACTGGGGCTGCACCGCGCCGATGCCGGTTTTTACTTTCATCGAGAAGTACGGCATGAGCGGCAAGACGATAATCCCATTCTGCACCTACGGCACCGGCGGGGCGGCGGAGAGCATCCGCGAGCTGCGCGCCGCGCTTCCGGCCTCGGCTGAGATGAAGGGGCACGTAGGCGTCTATCGCGACGACGTCGCGGGCGCTAGGGGAAAGATAACGGAATGGCTGAAACAGCTAGGCTATTAG
- a CDS encoding aldo/keto reductase produces the protein MTDETKERAGAVSRRDFLKTMALAGAAASVGGFAAGEAKAAERAKSAARGELPKRTLGSGKAAMTVSALGFGLMGMTYNRSAHPDKAQCIRLLHEAVDRGVTLFDTAIIYGPLTNELLAGEALLQFRDRISVTTKFGHEAIDGKATGRQNSRPETIRRYCEDSLKRLRLDALPLFYQHRADPEVPAEEAAGNVAELIKEGKVLRWGMCGVSAETIRRAHAVCPLTAVQSEYHLMFRDVETNGVLDVCRELGIGFVPYSPMNCGFLGGGINEYTVFGPGNDNRQTLPRFTHDAIRANTRIAAALQSFGRMRGMTASQAALGWLLHKAPWLVPIPGTTKPSHLEENLRTLDFACSGAEWKELEDAVAAIPVTGDRYNAEQQRQVGR, from the coding sequence ATGACAGACGAAACGAAAGAGCGGGCCGGGGCGGTGAGCCGCAGGGATTTTCTGAAAACGATGGCGCTCGCCGGGGCGGCCGCGAGCGTCGGCGGATTCGCGGCGGGCGAGGCGAAAGCGGCGGAAAGGGCGAAAAGCGCGGCGCGCGGCGAATTGCCGAAGAGGACGCTCGGAAGCGGGAAGGCGGCGATGACCGTCTCGGCGCTCGGCTTCGGCTTGATGGGCATGACCTACAACCGCAGCGCGCACCCGGACAAGGCGCAGTGCATAAGGCTGCTTCACGAGGCCGTCGACCGCGGAGTGACGCTCTTCGACACTGCGATAATATACGGCCCGCTCACGAACGAACTGCTTGCTGGCGAGGCGCTGTTGCAGTTTAGGGACAGGATAAGCGTGACAACTAAGTTCGGACACGAGGCGATAGACGGCAAGGCGACCGGACGGCAGAACAGCCGTCCCGAGACGATACGCCGTTACTGCGAGGATTCTCTGAAGCGTCTGCGGCTCGACGCGCTGCCGCTCTTCTATCAGCACCGCGCCGACCCGGAAGTGCCGGCCGAGGAGGCCGCCGGCAATGTGGCGGAGCTCATAAAGGAGGGCAAGGTGCTGCGCTGGGGGATGTGCGGGGTGAGCGCCGAAACGATACGCAGGGCCCACGCCGTCTGTCCTCTGACTGCGGTACAGAGCGAATATCACCTGATGTTCCGCGACGTCGAGACAAACGGAGTGCTCGATGTCTGCCGCGAGCTCGGGATAGGCTTCGTACCGTACAGCCCGATGAACTGCGGCTTCCTCGGCGGCGGCATCAACGAGTACACCGTGTTCGGCCCTGGCAATGACAACCGCCAGACGCTGCCGCGCTTCACTCACGATGCGATACGTGCGAACACGAGAATAGCCGCCGCGCTCCAGAGCTTCGGGCGCATGCGCGGAATGACCGCGTCGCAGGCCGCTCTCGGCTGGCTGCTGCACAAAGCGCCGTGGCTAGTCCCCATCCCCGGCACGACTAAGCCGTCTCACCTCGAAGAAAACCTCCGCACGCTAGACTTCGCCTGTTCCGGCGCTGAATGGAAGGAATTGGAGGACGCCGTAGCCGCGATTCCCGTGACGGGAGACCGATACAACGCCGAACAGCAGCGTCAGGTCGGGCGCTGA
- the rpsT gene encoding 30S ribosomal protein S20 has translation MPNKKSAKKRVLVTERNRIYNRFWKTRCKNAVKKLLEAVESKDLELATKRLNEAQSVLDKAVVKGVVHRNTAARRKASITAKVKALQA, from the coding sequence TTGCCAAACAAGAAATCAGCTAAAAAACGAGTCCTGGTCACTGAGAGAAACCGCATCTACAACCGTTTCTGGAAGACCCGCTGCAAGAACGCGGTGAAGAAACTCCTCGAAGCGGTGGAAAGCAAGGATCTTGAACTTGCGACGAAGAGGCTGAACGAGGCTCAGAGCGTACTGGACAAGGCGGTAGTAAAGGGCGTCGTCCACCGTAACACAGCCGCTCGCCGCAAAGCGAGCATCACGGCTAAAGTCAAAGCCCTCCAGGCCTAG
- the rpmH gene encoding 50S ribosomal protein L34 translates to MKRTFQPHNLRRKRAMGFLERSATPSGRRILRNRRRKGRARLAV, encoded by the coding sequence GTGAAAAGGACGTTTCAGCCGCACAATCTGAGAAGGAAGCGCGCTATGGGCTTCCTGGAGCGCTCCGCGACGCCGAGCGGCCGCCGTATTCTTAGGAACCGCCGCCGTAAGGGCAGGGCGCGCCTCGCCGTCTAG
- a CDS encoding ribonuclease P protein component, which translates to MDFGFSSAARLKKGWQFDFVFRTGRRDSGALVRLLYVTNAEGPALAGVAVGKKIACGAQRVRGRRVLREAVRRLLPWTRDGVWIVASLRASGLEANARDVYSDLAACMKRRGLLAKDWPGADWSVDSRRG; encoded by the coding sequence GTGGATTTTGGGTTTTCATCTGCCGCGCGTCTTAAGAAAGGCTGGCAGTTTGATTTTGTTTTCCGCACCGGACGTCGCGATTCAGGCGCGCTGGTGCGGTTGTTGTATGTAACGAACGCCGAGGGGCCGGCGCTCGCCGGCGTCGCTGTAGGCAAGAAGATAGCCTGCGGCGCGCAGCGGGTGCGCGGAAGGCGTGTGCTGCGCGAAGCCGTCCGCCGTCTGTTGCCTTGGACGAGGGACGGCGTGTGGATAGTCGCGTCGCTGCGCGCGTCGGGGCTTGAAGCGAACGCGCGCGACGTTTACAGCGACCTCGCGGCGTGCATGAAGAGGCGCGGGCTTCTTGCGAAGGACTGGCCCGGCGCCGATTGGAGCGTAGATTCAAGACGCGGCTGA
- the yidD gene encoding membrane protein insertion efficiency factor YidD produces MERRFKTRLIGRAAGWLLIFAVRVYQTVLSPMLGGGKCRFYPSCSEYAAEALNRYGPAIGLCLAASRLLKCGPWHEGGYDPVPERRDIEARKWLGKLLRQKERTSKG; encoded by the coding sequence TTGGAGCGTAGATTCAAGACGCGGCTGATCGGGCGTGCGGCAGGCTGGCTCCTTATCTTCGCCGTCCGCGTCTATCAGACGGTTCTGTCCCCCATGCTCGGGGGCGGAAAGTGCCGCTTTTATCCGAGCTGTTCGGAATACGCGGCTGAGGCTTTGAACAGGTACGGCCCCGCGATAGGGCTGTGCCTCGCGGCGTCGCGGCTGCTGAAATGCGGCCCGTGGCACGAGGGGGGCTACGACCCCGTGCCGGAACGCCGCGACATTGAGGCGCGGAAATGGCTGGGAAAGCTCCTGAGGCAGAAGGAGCGGACTTCGAAAGGTTAG